One region of Octopus sinensis linkage group LG30, ASM634580v1, whole genome shotgun sequence genomic DNA includes:
- the LOC115226769 gene encoding zinc finger protein OZF-like isoform X2: MEKSEKLKEQIFPEDNKKERRKLSRDCDVCKQSSQKGHLNRHKCIHTGEKPFHCDICGKSFSKKINLTTHQRVHTGEKPFHCDICGKSFSKKINLTTHQRIHTGEKPFHCDICGKSFPQSNTLTTHKRIHTGEKPFHCDVCGTSFCDQSALNSHIRVHTGEKPFHCDICGKSFSQKDSLTTHKRIHTGEKPYHCDVCGTSFSDRSALNSHITVHTGEKPFDCDTCGKSFSKKINLTTHQRVHTGEKPFRCDICDKSFSKKINFATHQRIHTGEKPFHCDICGKSFPQSNNLTTHKRIHTGEKPYHCDVCGKSFSDQSALNSHIRIHTGEKPFHCDICDKAFSQKGSLTTHKRIHTGEKTYECDVCGTSFFGRSALTSHIRIHTGEKRFHCDICGKSFFQKDNLTTHRRIHTGEKPYHCDVCSTSFSDRSALNSHKRVHTG, from the exons atggaaaagagtgagaaactAAAGGAACAGATTTTTCCAGAAGATAACAAAAAAGAGAGGCGAAAATTATCACGTGACTGTGATGTCTGTAAACAGTCCTCTCAAAAGGGTCACTTGAATAggcacaaatgtattcatacaggggagaaaccatttcactgtgacatctgtggtaaatcattctctaaaaaaatTAACTTGACTACACAtcaacgtgttcatacaggggagaaaccatttcactgtgacatctgtggtaaatcattctctaaaaaaattaacttgactacacaccaacgtattcatacaggagagaagccatttcactgtgacatctgtggtaaatcattccctcaaagTAATACcttgactacacacaaacgtattcatacaggagagaagccttttcactgtgatgtctgtggtacatcattctgtGACCAAAGTGCTTTAAATTCTCacatacgtgttcatacaggggaaaagccatttcactgtgacatctgtggtaaatcattctctcaaaaag ACAGcttgactacacacaaacgtattcatactggagagaagccatatcactgtgatgtctgtggtacatcattctctgacCGAAGTGCTTTAAATTCTCACATAactgttcatacaggggagaagccatttgactgtgacaCTTGTGGGAAATCCTTCTCTAAAAAAATTAACTTGACTACACAccaacgtgttcatacaggggagaagccatttcgctgtgacatctgtgataaatcattctctaaaaaaattaacttcgctacacaccaacgtattcatacaggggagaagccatttcactgtgacatctgtggtaaatcatttcctCAAAGTAATAActtgactacacacaaacgtattcatacaggagagaagccatatcactgtgatgtctgtggcaaGTCTTTCTCTGACCAAAGTGCTTTAAATtctcacatacgtattcatacaggagagaaaccatttcactgtgacatttgtgataaagcattctctcaaaaaggtagcttgactactcacaaacgtattcatacaggagagaagacTTATgaatgtgatgtctgtggtacatcattctttGGCCGAAGCGCTTTAACTTctcacatacgcattcatacaggggaaaagcgatttcactgtgacatctgtggtaaatcattctttcaaaaagaTAATTTGACTACGcatagacgtattcatacaggagagaagccctatcactgtgatgtctgcagTACATCATTCTCTGACCGAAGTGCTTTAAATTCTCAC aaacgtgttcatacaggataG
- the LOC115226769 gene encoding zinc finger protein OZF-like isoform X3, translating into MEKSEKLKEQIFPEDNKKERRKLSRDCDVCKQSSQKGHLNRHKCIHTGEKPFHCDICGKSFSKKINLTTHQRIHTGEKPFHCDICGKSFPQSNTLTTHKRIHTGEKPFHCDVCGTSFCDQSALNSHIRVHTGEKPFHCDICGKSFSQKDSLTTHKRIHTGEKPYHCDVCGTSFSDRSALNSHITVHTGEKPFDCDTCGKSFSKKINLTTHQRVHTGEKPFRCDICDKSFSKKINFATHQRIHTGEKPFHCDICGKSFPQSNNLTTHKRIHTGEKPYHCDVCGKSFSDQSALNSHIRIHTGEKPFHCDICDKAFSQKGSLTTHKRIHTGEKTYECDVCGTSFFGRSALTSHIRIHTGEKRFHCDICGKSFFQKDNLTTHRRIHTGEKPYHCDVCSTSFSDRSALNSHIRVHTGEKPFHCDICGKSFSAMVH; encoded by the exons atggaaaagagtgagaaactAAAGGAACAGATTTTTCCAGAAGATAACAAAAAAGAGAGGCGAAAATTATCACGTGACTGTGATGTCTGTAAACAGTCCTCTCAAAAGGGTCACTTGAATAggcacaaatgtattcatacaggggagaaaccatttcactgtgacatctgtggtaaatcattctctaaaaaaatTAACTTGACTACAC accaacgtattcatacaggagagaagccatttcactgtgacatctgtggtaaatcattccctcaaagTAATACcttgactacacacaaacgtattcatacaggagagaagccttttcactgtgatgtctgtggtacatcattctgtGACCAAAGTGCTTTAAATTCTCacatacgtgttcatacaggggaaaagccatttcactgtgacatctgtggtaaatcattctctcaaaaag ACAGcttgactacacacaaacgtattcatactggagagaagccatatcactgtgatgtctgtggtacatcattctctgacCGAAGTGCTTTAAATTCTCACATAactgttcatacaggggagaagccatttgactgtgacaCTTGTGGGAAATCCTTCTCTAAAAAAATTAACTTGACTACACAccaacgtgttcatacaggggagaagccatttcgctgtgacatctgtgataaatcattctctaaaaaaattaacttcgctacacaccaacgtattcatacaggggagaagccatttcactgtgacatctgtggtaaatcatttcctCAAAGTAATAActtgactacacacaaacgtattcatacaggagagaagccatatcactgtgatgtctgtggcaaGTCTTTCTCTGACCAAAGTGCTTTAAATtctcacatacgtattcatacaggagagaaaccatttcactgtgacatttgtgataaagcattctctcaaaaaggtagcttgactactcacaaacgtattcatacaggagagaagacTTATgaatgtgatgtctgtggtacatcattctttGGCCGAAGCGCTTTAACTTctcacatacgcattcatacaggggaaaagcgatttcactgtgacatctgtggtaaatcattctttcaaaaagaTAATTTGACTACGcatagacgtattcatacaggagagaagccctatcactgtgatgtctgcagTACATCATTCTCTGACCGAAGTGCTTTAAATTCTCACAtacgtgttcatactggagagaagccatttcactgtgacatctgtggtaaatcattctctgcaatgGTAcattga
- the LOC115226769 gene encoding zinc finger protein OZF-like isoform X1 has protein sequence MEKSEKLKEQIFPEDNKKERRKLSRDCDVCKQSSQKGHLNRHKCIHTGEKPFHCDICGKSFSKKINLTTHQRVHTGEKPFHCDICGKSFSKKINLTTHQRIHTGEKPFHCDICGKSFPQSNTLTTHKRIHTGEKPFHCDVCGTSFCDQSALNSHIRVHTGEKPFHCDICGKSFSQKDSLTTHKRIHTGEKPYHCDVCGTSFSDRSALNSHITVHTGEKPFDCDTCGKSFSKKINLTTHQRVHTGEKPFRCDICDKSFSKKINFATHQRIHTGEKPFHCDICGKSFPQSNNLTTHKRIHTGEKPYHCDVCGKSFSDQSALNSHIRIHTGEKPFHCDICDKAFSQKGSLTTHKRIHTGEKTYECDVCGTSFFGRSALTSHIRIHTGEKRFHCDICGKSFFQKDNLTTHRRIHTGEKPYHCDVCSTSFSDRSALNSHIRVHTGEKPFHCDICGKSFSAMVH, from the exons atggaaaagagtgagaaactAAAGGAACAGATTTTTCCAGAAGATAACAAAAAAGAGAGGCGAAAATTATCACGTGACTGTGATGTCTGTAAACAGTCCTCTCAAAAGGGTCACTTGAATAggcacaaatgtattcatacaggggagaaaccatttcactgtgacatctgtggtaaatcattctctaaaaaaatTAACTTGACTACACAtcaacgtgttcatacaggggagaaaccatttcactgtgacatctgtggtaaatcattctctaaaaaaattaacttgactacacaccaacgtattcatacaggagagaagccatttcactgtgacatctgtggtaaatcattccctcaaagTAATACcttgactacacacaaacgtattcatacaggagagaagccttttcactgtgatgtctgtggtacatcattctgtGACCAAAGTGCTTTAAATTCTCacatacgtgttcatacaggggaaaagccatttcactgtgacatctgtggtaaatcattctctcaaaaag ACAGcttgactacacacaaacgtattcatactggagagaagccatatcactgtgatgtctgtggtacatcattctctgacCGAAGTGCTTTAAATTCTCACATAactgttcatacaggggagaagccatttgactgtgacaCTTGTGGGAAATCCTTCTCTAAAAAAATTAACTTGACTACACAccaacgtgttcatacaggggagaagccatttcgctgtgacatctgtgataaatcattctctaaaaaaattaacttcgctacacaccaacgtattcatacaggggagaagccatttcactgtgacatctgtggtaaatcatttcctCAAAGTAATAActtgactacacacaaacgtattcatacaggagagaagccatatcactgtgatgtctgtggcaaGTCTTTCTCTGACCAAAGTGCTTTAAATtctcacatacgtattcatacaggagagaaaccatttcactgtgacatttgtgataaagcattctctcaaaaaggtagcttgactactcacaaacgtattcatacaggagagaagacTTATgaatgtgatgtctgtggtacatcattctttGGCCGAAGCGCTTTAACTTctcacatacgcattcatacaggggaaaagcgatttcactgtgacatctgtggtaaatcattctttcaaaaagaTAATTTGACTACGcatagacgtattcatacaggagagaagccctatcactgtgatgtctgcagTACATCATTCTCTGACCGAAGTGCTTTAAATTCTCACAtacgtgttcatactggagagaagccatttcactgtgacatctgtggtaaatcattctctgcaatgGTAcattga
- the LOC115226769 gene encoding zinc finger protein OZF-like isoform X4, whose translation MEKSEKLKEQIFPEDNKKERRKLSRDCDVCKQSSQKGHLNRHKCIHTGEKPFHCDICGKSFSKKINLTTHQRVHTGEKPFHCDICGKSFSKKINLTTHQRIHTGEKPFHCDICGKSFPQSNTLTTHKRIHTGEKPFHCDVCGTSFCDQSALNSHIRVHTGEKPFHCDICGKSFSQKDSLTTHKRIHTGEKPYHCDVCGTSFSDRSALNSHKRIHTGEKPYHCDVCGKSFSDQSALNSHIRIHTGEKPFHCDICDKAFSQKGSLTTHKRIHTGEKTYECDVCGTSFFGRSALTSHIRIHTGEKRFHCDICGKSFFQKDNLTTHRRIHTGEKPYHCDVCSTSFSDRSALNSHIRVHTGEKPFHCDICGKSFSAMVH comes from the exons atggaaaagagtgagaaactAAAGGAACAGATTTTTCCAGAAGATAACAAAAAAGAGAGGCGAAAATTATCACGTGACTGTGATGTCTGTAAACAGTCCTCTCAAAAGGGTCACTTGAATAggcacaaatgtattcatacaggggagaaaccatttcactgtgacatctgtggtaaatcattctctaaaaaaatTAACTTGACTACACAtcaacgtgttcatacaggggagaaaccatttcactgtgacatctgtggtaaatcattctctaaaaaaattaacttgactacacaccaacgtattcatacaggagagaagccatttcactgtgacatctgtggtaaatcattccctcaaagTAATACcttgactacacacaaacgtattcatacaggagagaagccttttcactgtgatgtctgtggtacatcattctgtGACCAAAGTGCTTTAAATTCTCacatacgtgttcatacaggggaaaagccatttcactgtgacatctgtggtaaatcattctctcaaaaag ACAGcttgactacacacaaacgtattcatactggagagaagccatatcactgtgatgtctgtggtacatcattctctgacCGAAGTGCTTTAAATTCTCAC aaacgtattcatacaggagagaagccatatcactgtgatgtctgtggcaaGTCTTTCTCTGACCAAAGTGCTTTAAATtctcacatacgtattcatacaggagagaaaccatttcactgtgacatttgtgataaagcattctctcaaaaaggtagcttgactactcacaaacgtattcatacaggagagaagacTTATgaatgtgatgtctgtggtacatcattctttGGCCGAAGCGCTTTAACTTctcacatacgcattcatacaggggaaaagcgatttcactgtgacatctgtggtaaatcattctttcaaaaagaTAATTTGACTACGcatagacgtattcatacaggagagaagccctatcactgtgatgtctgcagTACATCATTCTCTGACCGAAGTGCTTTAAATTCTCACAtacgtgttcatactggagagaagccatttcactgtgacatctgtggtaaatcattctctgcaatgGTAcattga
- the LOC115226769 gene encoding zinc finger protein OZF-like isoform X5 codes for MEKSEKLKEQIFPEDNKKERRKLSRDCDVCKQSSQKGHLNRHKCIHTGEKPFHCDICGKSFSKKINLTTHQRVHTGEKPFHCDICGKSFSKKINLTTHQRIHTGEKPFHCDICGKSFPQSNTLTTHKRIHTGEKPFHCDVCGTSFCDQSALNSHIRVHTGEKPFHCDICGKSFSQKDSLTTHKRIHTGEKPYHCDVCGTSFSDRSALNSHITVHTGEKPFDCDTCGKSFSKKINLTTHQRVHTGEKPFRCDICDKSFSKKINFATHQRIHTGEKPFHCDICGKSFPQSNNLTTHKRIHTGEKPYHCDVCGKSFSDQSALNSHIRIHTGEKPYRCNFCSKSFCQSSALTSHKHIHTGEKPYQCNSVTNLSLSVVS; via the exons atggaaaagagtgagaaactAAAGGAACAGATTTTTCCAGAAGATAACAAAAAAGAGAGGCGAAAATTATCACGTGACTGTGATGTCTGTAAACAGTCCTCTCAAAAGGGTCACTTGAATAggcacaaatgtattcatacaggggagaaaccatttcactgtgacatctgtggtaaatcattctctaaaaaaatTAACTTGACTACACAtcaacgtgttcatacaggggagaaaccatttcactgtgacatctgtggtaaatcattctctaaaaaaattaacttgactacacaccaacgtattcatacaggagagaagccatttcactgtgacatctgtggtaaatcattccctcaaagTAATACcttgactacacacaaacgtattcatacaggagagaagccttttcactgtgatgtctgtggtacatcattctgtGACCAAAGTGCTTTAAATTCTCacatacgtgttcatacaggggaaaagccatttcactgtgacatctgtggtaaatcattctctcaaaaag ACAGcttgactacacacaaacgtattcatactggagagaagccatatcactgtgatgtctgtggtacatcattctctgacCGAAGTGCTTTAAATTCTCACATAactgttcatacaggggagaagccatttgactgtgacaCTTGTGGGAAATCCTTCTCTAAAAAAATTAACTTGACTACACAccaacgtgttcatacaggggagaagccatttcgctgtgacatctgtgataaatcattctctaaaaaaattaacttcgctacacaccaacgtattcatacaggggagaagccatttcactgtgacatctgtggtaaatcatttcctCAAAGTAATAActtgactacacacaaacgtattcatacaggagagaagccatatcactgtgatgtctgtggcaaGTCTTTCTCTGACCAAAGTGCTTTAAATtctcacatacgtattcatacaggag aGAAGCCATATCGGTGTAAtttctgtagtaaatcattctgtcAAAGTAGTGCTTTAACTTCTCATAAAC atattcatacaggagagaagccatatcagtgtaacTCTGTAACAAATCTATCTCTGTCAGTAGTAAGCTAA
- the LOC115226769 gene encoding zinc finger protein OZF-like isoform X6 — MEKSEKLKEQIFPEDNKKERRKLSRDCDVCKQSSQKGHLNRHKCIHTGEKPFHCDICGKSFSKKINLTTHQRVHTGEKPFHCDICGKSFSKKINLTTHQRIHTGEKPFHCDICGKSFPQSNTLTTHKRIHTGEKPFHCDVCGTSFCDQSALNSHIRVHTGEKPFHCDICGKSFSQKDSLTTHKRIHTGEKPYHCDVCGTSFSDRSALNSHITVHTGEKPFDCDTCGKSFSKKINLTTHQRVHTGEKPFRCDICDKSFSKKINFATHQRIHTGEKPFHCDICGKSFPQSNNLTTHKRIHTGEKPYHCDVCGKSFSDQSALNSHIRIHTGEKPYHCDICSKSFSHRNALNSHKRVHTG; from the exons atggaaaagagtgagaaactAAAGGAACAGATTTTTCCAGAAGATAACAAAAAAGAGAGGCGAAAATTATCACGTGACTGTGATGTCTGTAAACAGTCCTCTCAAAAGGGTCACTTGAATAggcacaaatgtattcatacaggggagaaaccatttcactgtgacatctgtggtaaatcattctctaaaaaaatTAACTTGACTACACAtcaacgtgttcatacaggggagaaaccatttcactgtgacatctgtggtaaatcattctctaaaaaaattaacttgactacacaccaacgtattcatacaggagagaagccatttcactgtgacatctgtggtaaatcattccctcaaagTAATACcttgactacacacaaacgtattcatacaggagagaagccttttcactgtgatgtctgtggtacatcattctgtGACCAAAGTGCTTTAAATTCTCacatacgtgttcatacaggggaaaagccatttcactgtgacatctgtggtaaatcattctctcaaaaag ACAGcttgactacacacaaacgtattcatactggagagaagccatatcactgtgatgtctgtggtacatcattctctgacCGAAGTGCTTTAAATTCTCACATAactgttcatacaggggagaagccatttgactgtgacaCTTGTGGGAAATCCTTCTCTAAAAAAATTAACTTGACTACACAccaacgtgttcatacaggggagaagccatttcgctgtgacatctgtgataaatcattctctaaaaaaattaacttcgctacacaccaacgtattcatacaggggagaagccatttcactgtgacatctgtggtaaatcatttcctCAAAGTAATAActtgactacacacaaacgtattcatacaggagagaagccatatcactgtgatgtctgtggcaaGTCTTTCTCTGACCAAAGTGCTTTAAATtctcacatacgtattcataca ggagagaagccatatcactgtgatatctgtagtaaatcattctctcatcgAAATGCCTTAAattctcacaaacgtgttcatacaggataG